In one Carettochelys insculpta isolate YL-2023 chromosome 6, ASM3395843v1, whole genome shotgun sequence genomic region, the following are encoded:
- the ADM gene encoding pro-adrenomedullin translates to MRAVHVALLCLGSLALLGAGAARLQVAPGFKRRWTKWAPSRAKRDAGPASPLGGRAAAAAVQPLVRPQDAKEDPRAAPHSRPEDARIRVKRYRPGASGFHFQHPRVGCRFGTCTIQQLAHQIYQLTDKDKDGAAPASKISPQGYGRRRRSVPVPGRTRSSPRRGTVAEAPDQPGWLRAQLRALSRRT, encoded by the exons atGAGAGCGGTTCACGTGGCGCTGCTCTGCCTCGGGTCCCTGGCCCTGCTTGGGGCGGGGGCGGCACGGCTGCAAGTGGCGCCGGGATTCAAAAGGCG GTGGACCAAATGGGCGCCGAGCCGGGCCAAGCGCGACGCTGGCCCCGCCAGCCCGCTGGgcggcagagctgcagctgcggCTGTGCAGCCTCTCGTACGGCCACAGGACGCGAAGGAGGATCCCAGAGCCGCGCCTCACAG CCGCCCGGAGGATGCTCGCATCCGCGTGAAGCGCTACCGCCCGGGCGCCAGCGGCTTCCACTTCCAGCACCCGCGGGTTGGCTGCAGGTTCGGGACCTGCACCATCCAGCAGCTGGCCCACCAGATCTACCAGCTGACGGACAAGGACAAGGACGGCGCTGCCCCGGCGAGCAAAATCAGCCCGCAGGGCTACGGCCGCCGCCGGCGCTCGGTGCCAGTCCCCGGCCGGACGCGCTCCAGCCCCCGGCGCGGCACGGTTGCCGAGGCCCCGGACCAGCCCGGCTGGCTGCGGGCGCAGCTTCGCGCCCTCTCCCGCAGGACTTAG